GGGCAGCTGGTAATGGAGGatgggggaggctaagcctccccaaatctCCGCTAATGTTCCCtactgcagccccagggccaggctgcagctgggctgaGCGCTCCTCTGGGTAGCGTTCAGGGCTCCTCCAGACTGCTCCGGGCGCCAGTAGGCTGGCCAGGGTTCAGGGCTGCACCGGCAGGCCAGATGGCGAGAGGGTGGATGGAAGAGGCTGAGCGGGGCAGgaccttgggcagaaggggcagggcagggcctcaggcagaagatGTGGGGCCTCAGGCACAAGGCTAGCCTTCCCAAACGGGGTGCACATGCTGCCCATGAACTGGAGTGTCACCAAATGCAGCAGTCCGGGGGCATCCGATGTCCATAACATACAGGGGAATTAGGATCTCTAGGGAGTCAAGTGCAGCGAGAGGGAATATTAACATCCCCCAGGGTGCACCAgatggctggggaaggagaaaaatggCTGATGTTTTAAACTCTGGTAGCACCCAGAAACTGCAAAGAGGACTGGGGCTCACTCGTGCTGGGAGTTTACAAGCATATAAAAGagacacacagtccctgccctgaagagcttccaaGACAGGACTGAATGAATGAGTGTAATGAACAGCAGTAGAGAGAGGgaatccagaggagaggaacaagAAGAACTGTTAGTGACACAGATGAACAATGTGCACAGCCCAAGTGCACCAAATAAATGACAGTATTAGCTTGTTTCCAGCAACCTCTCTGCGTATTTCTGGCTTTCGTttctattgtttttaaacaagtgtaatttaaaataaaccaaccaACTCTCTACCAGTTTCGCTTTCTTTTTAACATCAACCTGTTTCTATCACTTTAACAATTGAGAGGAATGTCTTGGATGAATTCCTCTGGAAAAGGAGCATACGAGAAATGAAAGTCAGTCCATTTGTCCTCAGGCGGGATTGGCTGAAAGACATAAGGATAAAATGAACTGGAACAAGGATATTGAGCTGCTCTGGCCACTGGTCTTCCTTAAGGAGGGCACCTTGATGTGGTGAAACCCATGAGCCTTCCAATGACCGTGACAGCTATGCCAGTGGGATTTTTAAGTCTGGATAGCCAGACCGGCCGAAGGGTAGGGAGCAGATGAAAAGCAGCACACTGCTCCTCCAGGCTGGGGGTAGAGCAACAGTGGGCACAGACCAcactgggggagcagcagctgctcagccagGCTCCCAAATCacatggaggcagcagcagcatctgaccCAGGAAGCTCAATCCCCAGTATCcttagcagagagagaaagataaaacAGCCTCCTTACCATAGAACTCACCAGAGCCCTCTGGTGGCAGCAGCTAATGAAACCCCTTCCCTACGCTCCCCACTGGTGACAGACACATGGCAGAGGAAGGATCTAGCCTTTTCCCAAGCTAGAGCAAGACTTGCATGACAGCGCCACAAACAAAGGAGAGCTCTGCAGCTCAGCACCAGCAGATGCTTTCAATATGGGGGCATTTTCCATCTGTCCTGAGTCTCCTTATAATgtgcccttccccacctcctttgGTCTCCTCTTTCCACAATCAGCCACTTTATATGAAGAGGAAAAACAGCAACATTTTCTGGAATTCCCCTGTAGGAGCGAAGTCCTGAAAACGCAAGTTCAGCAACGTGGTAATTAACACATGAGAGTTGGATGAGAAGTCCCAGTCCCCTCTCCTCCAAGTGAAGCACGGACTGAGTCTTGGCCTGCATTTAAAAGTTACGTCGGCATAGCTATAGtgggtcaggggtgtgaaaaaaaccacacccttgACCAATGTAGCTATGCAGGACAAACAGACATGTAGGATCAGCTTTTTATTATGTCCATCAGACAGCACAAACTCAGGAGAGTAAAGCACACACATGGCCTGGTATCAAAGGTATAAATGCCATCTCCATCCACAGCCCCGCAAAGAACCAGCCACACGCCAGCTCACCCATTGCACTGAAGCAGCAGCCTGCTATGACCAGATGGGAGCTTGGCTCCGCTATTCCAGTGCAGAAGTTCACAGAGCTAACTAGGTAAAGAGTTAGTGCGTTAGCCAAGCAAAATGTCAACATTCATGGTAAAGTCAGGAATGCAAAAGAACTGTAGTAACTATGTATATTAATTACCTTTCCAAATTGTTTCcccagggaaatgttttttgtgCATACATAGACTCACCTAGACACCACGTCCCTATTTTCCTATAGTCACTTTTCTCACCCTTAGACTCACCTAAACACCACTTGTGGcaaaccccaaatttaaaaaggGAATAGCTTTAAAGCTGCTCTCGAAATGCTTTTTAAATTGTCTAGCCAGGCAGAACCACGGGTAATGTATTAATTCACCTTTTAGTTCACTATGCTCCCATGTAGTTTTGAGCAAACATCAGGAACCAGAAGCATCTCTTCAGGACTCTACATCTGACCTCATTTAGTCAAGtgattgtttctctctccctccctgagcTGACGGCAGCTTCACTGCTTGTGAGATCACtcggttttcagtttttcaaagatgcctaaagatgcaggttaggtgcctacttggattttcaaaagcacctaaccaggtaaggtgcctaactgccataggtttatttaggtgcctaaatacctatgaaaatctggcccttggactATAACTCTGTGAGCCGCCTGCTACCTGCTTCCTTATCTTTTCCCCTGCATGCCAGCTACACTTCCTCAGAGAAATAATGAGCTGTGTGCAGCTAGTGCAGCGAGTTCTCTAGTCTCAACGCTCTCACCATCATTCACTGATTCTATGTCATTGGGTTCTAGGTATCTTGGGAGAAACTCGGTACCCCAAAACAAGTAATCGGGGGTCAAAAGGGGGCTCTAATGTTTAAACTAGGGACATACCCTGTGTGACACAGATGCCACTCACTGAGAAGCTATTAGCTTGCACTGATGCAGGTTTCACCTGGAAAATAGTATACATATAGGTGTACACATTTTTATATACGTATCAGGTTAAATCCGGAGCCTGGACATGAATTGTCCAGCTCCGTTGGATGTTACAACGCAGATTtccagcctgtgttatgcagctgTAAGGATACATTACAGACCTGTCTGCTCTTGCAGCAGTGAGAGCCACAGGTAAATCATATGCCGATCTGTGGTATATCCCCCTCTCccagtggcagattaatgattttgccaccctaggccctgaaataattgccgcccccatatgaatttgtttttagttattttacaCATTCGTGCAGTCATTGGTGGTTTCAATACGCACTATGATTGGTAAAGTTGCGGCGTCCACAGATgtcgactccgtgggtgctccggggctggagcacccatggagaaaaattggtgggtgcagagcacccaccggcagctctctgccccaccccagctcacctccgcttcgtctccgcctcctcccctgagcgcaccgccgggtcctgcttctccctgctccctgccagcgcTTGTGCACCAAACAGCttcactgggagggaagggggaagaggggaaaatgcagcgtgctcaggagaggaggcggggctggggcagggattcggggaaggggaccaataggggcagggagggggcggagttggggtggggactttggtgaaggggttggaatgggggcggggaaggggtggaattggggcagggccaggggtggggggcacgagcacccactggcgctgggggaagttggcgcctctggctgctattataaatttgctgccCCTTCAAATTTGCCATCCTAGGCCCTTGTCGGCCTAGGTGATAATATGCCTCTGCCCTCTCCATTTACAGATTTGCTGTCTCTCATACTCTGGTGCTGGAAACATGGGTGACAGTGGGAATGGTGTCACATCTCACATCCTCTCCATACAGCATCCGACTGGCACTTCCTTTAGGCATAGCATCTGTGCAGCTCCTCAGTTCCCCTAGTCAAGAAAATCTAGTCTCTGGCCCTAGTGAATTATATCATTCAAGTCCCATCTCACCTGATGTCCCACATCCTGCCAGGCCAGAGAAAAAGGGTGTGGAATGAGCATGGGAAATGTAAGAAACtttgagacaaaaaaaaatcccagttccctccccacaaaccccAAACAACTGACTCACCAgccccaaaacttttttttcttcctccccatttCCCCTTCACCCTTGCCTGTGCCTCTCCCACACATGAATCTCCACACCACCAATTATTTATAACTGAATTTGTTTGAAAAGCCCTAGAGGAAGAACCAGGACCCGTGCCTATCTCCTGTGGATTTTCTTATGCCTGATAAGGTGCGAGCTCCGACTAAACCCTTTCGCGCAGTCGGGGcacttatagggtctctctctccCGTGTGGGCTTGCTGATGCTTGAGGAGTTCAGAACTGTGGCTATAACTTTTCCAGTAGTCCCCGCAGGGCTTCTGTTCCAGGTGGTGTTTCTGATGTTTAATGAGTTTGGAGCTGGTGGCAAAGCCTTCCCCACACTCGGGACAAAGGAAACGTTTCTCTGTCATATGCATTCCCTGATGTCTGATGAGCTTGGAGCTCACATTGAAGCTTTTCCCATATTCACCACAtttgtagggtctctctcccgtgtgggaTCTCTGGTGTCTGTTCAGGTCTGAGCTGATGccaaagcttttcccacagtcagcGCATTTATAGgttctctctcccgtgtggagtCTGTGGTGTGTAATTAGAGCTGAGCTCCGAATGAACTTTTTCCTACAGTCGGCGTAGTCATAGGATTTCCTTTCAATATGGACTCTTTGGTGCCTAATGAGGTGTAATCTCAGATAGAAGCTTTTTCCACTGTTGGGGCATCTATAGGGTTTTTCTcccgtgtggatcctctgatgccTGATAAGGTTTGAGCTCAGGTTGCTCTTCCAACAGTCGGGGCATTTatagggcctctctcctgtgtgtgtCCTCTGGTGAGGAATGAGGTACGAGCTGcggctgaagcttttcccgcactgaGGGCATTTGTAGGGTCTTTCTCCCGTGTGCAGTCTCTGGTGTATAATGAGGTCAGAAGTGTGACCGAAATTTTTCCCACAGTCAGGGCAgctgtagggtttctctcctgtatggatcCTGCGGTGTCTTGTGAAGTTTGAGTAACAACTGAAGCTCTCCCCGCAGTCAGCACAAATAGAGGTTTTCTTCcctgtatggattctctgatgttcaaTGAAGCGGCAGCTCCActggaagcttttcccacagtctggGCATTTATAAGGGTGATTCTCACAGGCTTCTCCCAGCTCAGGGAAACACCACCTTCATCTCTTCCTGATACCATTCCCTGTGGTTCCACTTGTTCAGGATCTTCCTGCTGAGGATTCTCCTCCTCATTCTCAGACACTGTCCCATTACCTGCTGGGACACAGAGAAAATCCAGACATGAGTCCTCCCCTGTGCCAGGGGACAGAGAACCTTagaaagagaaatggaaaagggGGGTgcatttagtcctgccttgagtgcaggggaatggacttgATGACTGACTGAgtccccttccagttctacaattctatgattgtAAGAttccataaaacaaacaaaactaaaactggATGATAAGATCAGTAACCAGCAAGTGATCCTCAAACCCTTCCCCAGAGAAGCGAGAGGAGGGGACCCattctgcctccacatcccaTCTGGACACTCGGTGGGGAGGGAGCTACTGCCGGGTGTCGGCTGG
This portion of the Dermochelys coriacea isolate rDerCor1 chromosome 14, rDerCor1.pri.v4, whole genome shotgun sequence genome encodes:
- the LOC119843034 gene encoding zinc finger protein 345-like — its product is MAQRKHVCIECEKSFCSSSSLLRHRRTHTGERPYRCPNCGKGFISNSSLISHQRMHTGDRPYKCPDCEKAFIANKSLNKHRKIHSEERAYQCPDSVETFIRSESLQKHQKKHMSVKPHQSPECGKSYTVHSALIVHQRTHMGHEAHVCHNCGRSFRDSRTLIRHQRIHTGEKPYKCFECGKCFRASSTLTIHRRLHTGEKPYKCPECGKSFRSSTGLTKHRRTHARKKLSTGPQSESLSPKSDPIWHMDQEEEPCVLDSEDSSEEKMPRGPQAGNGTVSENEEENPQQEDPEQVEPQGMVSGRDEDCGKSFQWSCRFIEHQRIHTGKKTSICADCGESFSCYSNFTRHRRIHTGEKPYSCPDCGKNFGHTSDLIIHQRLHTGERPYKCPQCGKSFSRSSYLIPHQRTHTGERPYKCPDCWKSNLSSNLIRHQRIHTGEKPYRCPNSGKSFYLRLHLIRHQRVHIERKSYDYADCRKKFIRSSALITHHRLHTGERTYKCADCGKSFGISSDLNRHQRSHTGERPYKCGEYGKSFNVSSKLIRHQGMHMTEKRFLCPECGEGFATSSKLIKHQKHHLEQKPCGDYWKSYSHSSELLKHQQAHTGERDPISAPTARKGLVGARTLSGIRKSTGDRHGSWFFL